One genomic region from Candidatus Hydrogenedens sp. encodes:
- a CDS encoding radical SAM protein: protein MKVLLLSLQRNLNILGLKLLHQILLERGYDSNLLYLNRFNKENKRMLDALKGFVRDLNPSWVGISVTASEFHDAKEITYFLKREFDSFPVIWGGIQATTAVERCVQIADYLCVGEGEQTVVDICEALTYGKPLKDINNLAWFEDGEIKVNPLNPIIEDLDSLPFVPRLAQKTFILPKDNVMPLTRKLYMKYSAFYGGIYRIMQSRGCPHKCSYCVNSIFPKLYHNWRVRWTSPKRMVDEIVAGVSEDLPLLFISIFNDNFFAQTTEQMREFFDLYKKRVGKPLILFSSPNFLTEEKLKMAVDGGLASIHVGLQTGSESVCKNVYNRQMTPQKFKEVAEIIHKYPVVPYYDIICDNPFETEEDQIETVKVLMGLSKPYFFLIFSLTLYEGTDLRERVKKEKPEFLHDDTTKDFLVPAPTELNHLQHFATIFPAWAVNYLLNRYREKRNSWFTKLLFKIYMLVGYFFLQPLIYLWILLKFNRYSLTKFFKNLPKFIDFRALNIFGHFHTGRDSTYE from the coding sequence ATGAAAGTTCTTCTTCTATCCCTTCAGAGAAATCTAAATATCTTAGGTTTAAAATTATTGCATCAAATCCTTTTAGAAAGAGGATATGATTCAAATCTTCTTTATTTGAATCGTTTTAATAAAGAAAATAAAAGGATGTTGGATGCGCTAAAGGGGTTTGTTAGAGATTTAAATCCGTCATGGGTTGGTATTAGCGTAACTGCATCGGAGTTTCATGATGCTAAAGAAATTACCTATTTCCTAAAAAGGGAATTTGATTCGTTCCCTGTAATTTGGGGTGGAATACAAGCGACTACTGCAGTGGAACGGTGTGTGCAGATTGCAGATTATTTATGTGTAGGGGAGGGTGAACAAACTGTTGTAGATATTTGTGAGGCATTGACGTATGGTAAACCACTGAAAGATATAAATAATCTTGCATGGTTTGAGGATGGAGAAATTAAGGTAAATCCCTTAAATCCAATTATAGAAGACCTTGATAGTTTGCCTTTTGTACCACGATTAGCACAAAAGACATTTATACTTCCAAAAGATAATGTTATGCCACTTACGAGAAAACTTTATATGAAGTATAGTGCATTTTATGGGGGAATTTATAGAATAATGCAATCTCGTGGGTGTCCTCACAAATGTAGTTATTGTGTTAATTCTATTTTCCCAAAACTGTACCATAATTGGAGGGTTCGATGGACATCTCCGAAACGGATGGTGGATGAAATTGTAGCAGGAGTTTCCGAGGATTTACCCCTTTTATTTATATCGATATTCAATGATAATTTTTTTGCTCAAACAACGGAACAGATGAGAGAATTTTTTGATTTATATAAGAAACGAGTGGGTAAGCCTTTGATTTTGTTTAGTTCGCCTAATTTTTTGACTGAGGAAAAATTAAAGATGGCGGTAGATGGTGGCTTGGCATCGATACATGTAGGTCTTCAAACTGGAAGTGAGTCTGTTTGTAAAAATGTATATAACCGTCAGATGACGCCTCAAAAATTTAAAGAGGTTGCGGAGATTATACATAAATATCCAGTAGTCCCATATTATGATATTATTTGCGATAATCCGTTTGAGACAGAGGAAGACCAAATAGAAACAGTAAAAGTATTAATGGGATTATCTAAGCCTTATTTTTTCCTTATCTTTTCGCTTACTTTATATGAAGGGACAGATTTGAGGGAACGTGTAAAGAAGGAGAAACCAGAGTTTTTGCATGATGATACAACAAAAGATTTTTTAGTACCAGCACCGACAGAATTAAATCATCTTCAACACTTTGCAACGATATTTCCTGCATGGGCAGTGAATTACTTGTTGAATCGTTATAGGGAAAAACGAAATAGTTGGTTTACAAAATTATTATTTAAGATTTATATGTTGGTGGGTTATTTCTTTTTACAACCACTTATCTATTTATGGATTTTGTTGAAGTTTAATAGGTATTCATTAACTAAATTTTTTAAGAACCTTCCTAAATTTATTGATTTTCGGGCGTTGAATATTTTTGGTCATTTTCATACGGGAAGAGATTCTACGTATGAGTAA
- the truA gene encoding tRNA pseudouridine(38-40) synthase TruA yields MDNKEQKKQYIGVIRYDGSAFHGWQFQPNLPTVQGTVEQVLSLITRQPIQIQGASRTDTGVHALGQVFSFFFNAEIPKRLRHSASQLLSPNAQITNIKEVPLEFDVCRDVKWKKYCYTIDLGKESDPFAHKYAWHIPYSIDLELLQKLFKYLIGTHDFRGFQSTGSQMTSTIRTLYSIQLKKGGVIGPIDSKTLYHIEYIGNGFLYHMVRNITGTLIEIARGKQQPDFLIECLELNKKFKGLCAPPQGLTLAQISYEPFTHT; encoded by the coding sequence ATGGACAATAAAGAACAAAAAAAACAATATATAGGGGTTATTCGTTACGACGGCTCTGCTTTTCATGGCTGGCAGTTTCAACCCAATTTGCCAACAGTACAAGGAACCGTAGAGCAGGTCTTATCTCTAATTACAAGACAACCCATTCAAATTCAGGGTGCATCCCGTACCGATACAGGAGTACATGCCTTAGGACAAGTTTTTTCCTTCTTTTTCAATGCCGAAATACCAAAACGACTTAGACATTCTGCCTCACAATTACTATCACCAAATGCACAAATAACAAATATTAAAGAGGTACCATTGGAATTTGATGTTTGCCGAGATGTAAAGTGGAAAAAATATTGCTACACTATAGATTTAGGAAAAGAATCCGACCCTTTTGCACATAAATATGCTTGGCACATTCCATACAGCATCGATTTAGAACTACTTCAAAAATTATTCAAATATCTCATCGGTACCCACGATTTTAGAGGATTTCAAAGTACAGGAAGCCAGATGACCTCTACTATCCGCACCTTATACTCCATTCAACTAAAAAAAGGGGGGGTTATAGGACCAATAGACTCTAAAACCCTATATCACATCGAATATATTGGCAACGGCTTTCTTTATCACATGGTTCGTAACATTACAGGCACACTTATCGAAATTGCACGAGGGAAACAACAACCAGATTTTTTAATCGAATGTCTTGAACTTAACAAAAAATTCAAAGGTCTATGTGCTCCACCCCAAGGACTCACACTGGCACAAATCAGTTATGAACCCTTTACTCATACGTAG